Part of the Rhodospirillaceae bacterium genome is shown below.
TGGTCAATGCGATTATGCGCAGGCTGACCCGGGAGGGGGAAAAATTCACCCGGGCCCAAGACGCGGCACGCCTGAATACGCCGGATTGGTTATGGGATAGCTGGCAGCGGACATACGGCAAGGCGACAGGACGAAAAATCGCCGAAGCCCATCTGAACGAACCGCCTTTGGACATCACCCTTAAAGGTGATCCCGACATCTGGGTGAAATCCCTGCAAGGGGAAATTTTACCGACCGGATCACTGCGTCTTGCCACAGGTGGCATTGTCACCACCCTTGCCGGATTTGATGAGGGCGCCTGGTGGGTGCAGGACACCGCCGCCACCTTGCCAGCGCTGCTGCTGGGTGACGTTAAGGGTAAACACGTCATTGATCTTTGCGCCGCACCCGGCGGCAAAACGGCGCAATTGCTGGCCCGTGGTGCCCGGGTCACAGCCGTGGAGCGCTCCGCCAAACGGCTGCAACGACTGCAACAAAACATGACGCGACTGGGTTTTAGCGCCGAAACGGTTTGCGCCGATGCAAACGTGTGGAAGCCTGACGAACAGGTCGACGCCGTGCTGCTTGACGCACCGTGTTCGGCAACCGGCACCATTCGTCGCCACCCGGACATCTCCTACCTGAAAAAGCAATCGGACGTCGATAGCCTAAGCGACGCCCAGTATCGCCTGCTTGAGGCCGCTCTCGAGATGGTGAAACCGGGCGGGCGGCTGGTTTTTTGCACCTGCTCCCTGCAACCCGAGGAAGGACCGCAGTTGATCGAGAAAATTCTTGCCGGGCAGTCGTCGTTTAAGCTGGACCCGATCATGGCTGAAGACGTTAGCGGCCTGTCTGAACTGATCACCGGAGCAGGGGTCTTGCGCAGCCTGCCTAACCATCTTTCTGAACACGGTGGCATGGACGGATTTTTCGCTGCCCGTCTTGTTCGTGGTTAGGTGTTGGGGCTTTGACTTCGCGGGCTCGCAAGAGTAAACCCGTTAGATGACAAACAAGCAGCCTGGCCCCGAAAATTCGGACCCGACCGAAACCTTCTCGGCAGGATCAGAACGTTCCCTTGGAATTGTTCTTGCCATCGTTTTTATCGTTGTCGCCCTGCTGCCATTACTGACCATGTCCGATCAGCAAGGCACCTTTCGCGTTTGGGCCCTGGTTGTTGCAGCCTTTTTCGCCGCCGCCGCCCTGACCATGCCGCAGGCGCTGACACCCTTGAGCAAACTGTGGACCGGGTTGCGGTTGTTGCTGCATAAAATTGTCAATCAGCAGGCTTAGCCTGTAACCCTGAATGTGTACGAGGCATCATTGAAAAACCAAGGGTCAGCATCATCACGAACACCTGCCAGCGGTTCTCGTTCGCTGCGCAATTTGCTGTATGCCAGCCCGTTCTATGGACTGACCCTGAAGGGACGCACACCAGACACCCTTCGGTTTTCGCCGCCTGCTTACAGGCTCGGTGATCCGGAAGCCGGACGGGGGATTTTAAAGGGCGCCTTTACCCTTTCCCATCACCGTGCCCATTTGGGCCAGGACCCCTGGGTTGTCGGCATGGACGATCCGGGACAGTTGGCCGATCTGCATGGATTCTCCTGGCTGGCCGACCTGTTCGCCATCGGTGGCGATGAAGCACGGGCGCGGGCCGGAACCCTGCTGACCGGGTGGGTCGAGCACAATCGAAAATGGCATGAGATGTCGTGGCGACCCGACATTCTTGGCGAACGCTTAAGCGCCTGGCTGGCGTTCTATGAATTTCTGACCACCGACAATGAAAACACCAAAGCCGTATTGCTTGAAATGGCCATGATCCAGGCCCGCCACCTGGGACGCAGTTGCGCCCAGGCCCCGGGTGATGCCCGCAAATTCAAGGCTATACAGGGATTGATTTTCGCCGCCATCTGCCTGCCCGGCGCGGAACCCATGCTTGAAAGTTCGCTCGATTTGCTGGGAAAGGAAATCCGCGCCCAGATTTTCCCTGACGGCGGCCATCGTGAGCGCAATCCTTCACGCCTGCTTGATGTGCTGTCACGGTTTAATCAAATTCGGGCGTTGCTGCTGGACGCCCATGAGGAAGTGCCCCTCGATTTACAGGGAGCCATCGACAGGGTAACGCCAATGCTGCGCGCCCTGCGTCATGGCGATGGTGGACTGGCCCTGTTCAACGGTGGCTTCGAGGAAGACCGCACGCTCATTGATACGGTTCTTGCCGGGACAGGTGTGCGCGGCAAGGCGTTAACCAGTGCGCCCCATAGCGGCTTTCAAAGACTTGCTTCAGGGCGAACGGTCATCATCGCCGATACCGGAAAACCACAGCTATCCGATGCCCGGTGCGCCCATGCCGGAACTTTAAGTTTTGAAATGAGCATTGGCAAAAACCGACTGGTCGTCAACTGCGGGGCAGCCAGCACAGAAGGTGAAAGGTGGTTTGCCGCCATGCGAACCACCGCAGCCCATTCCACATTATCGACCGATGATATGGACTCCATTCAGTTTAAAGACGATGGTTCCCCGATGGGCGGCCCCAATAACGTGGAATGCACGCGCCGCGAAGCTGACGGTGCTGTCTGGCTCGACACCTCTCACGATGGTTACATTAAAAATGTTGGCGTTCTTCATCGTCGTAAATTTTATCTGGACGCGTCAGGGGAAGATTTCAGGGGCGAAGACCTTATCGAAGGTTCGGGCGGAAAATCCTTTTGCGTTCGCTTCCACCTGCACCCCGGGGTTCACGCCTCGCAAGTGCAAGGCCGTGCCGCCGTGTTGCTGAAACTTGGCGGTGGCGCCGGTTGGCAGTTTCAGGCCTCCGGCGGCAACATCGCTTTGGAAGAGAGTATTTATCTGAGCGGTCATGGTGAGCCCCGTCGCTGCGAGCAAATTGTTATCACCGGCCCCTTACATGGCGACGGTGCGCAAATAAAATGGCGCTTTCATAAGATTTAATCGACGGCGTAGATTGTAACCGGCACCCGCTGCTGATGCAGAACCAGTCGGATCGGATAATCCCCAACAGGACCGGGCTTCATGGCGGCATCCAGGATTGCGCGCTTTTCAGGCCCGCTGATGACAACAAATATATGGTGACTGTTTAACAATGCCGCCGGTGTCAGGCTCATTCTGGGTTGTCTTTTCTCGCTATCGGCAACGGCCAATGCCAGACCGGGGACATCAGACCAGTTTTTCTCGTCGGGAAACAAAGAGGCAATATGTCCGTCCTCGCCCATGCCCAGAAAAAGGGCGTCCAGTGGCCAATTCAAGGTCGTCAGCGCGGCTTCTACATCCGCCTCGGCATCGAGGGGGTTTTGATGATCTGTTTTAAGTCCGACGAAGCGCGCCCGGGATGCCGGGCCTTGCAGGAGAAGACGGCGCGCCAACCGCTCGTTACTGTCGGGATGTTCCGTGTCGACCCAACGCTCATCGGCCAGGGTGATTGATACCTTTTCCCAAGCCACAGCTTGCTTGGCAAGTAGCGGAAAGACATGTTCTGGTGTTCGTCCGCCGGAAACGGCGAGAAAAGCATTGCCGCGCATGTTGATCACTAGCTCTAAATATCCTGCCATATCCTTAACAAGCTGTACGACACAGTTCTGCATGGTGGCACAGGGTTTCATTAGTAACATTGGGCAACTTTCATAGGGCTTCTAGCATGAAAAAACGAAAGAAATTTCTCCGCCATGATCAATTTCCGCACGCCATTTGACCGCTTGGCTATCATCGTCGCGGCGGTGTTCTTGGGTCATAATCTGTTCTTGCTGTTCGCATATGTCTCGACCTTTGGAAAGTTTGACGCCCTGCGGGCCGCATCATACTGGTGATACAACATGCAAGTGGGCCTGCTGGGTGTTCTGTTCACATCTTACGGGCTGGGGCTGGCTTGGAAAACCTATGGTCAAGGACGTTCGAACATACAAAAGTCGGCCTGGGTGGCCATTGTCCTGCTGCTGACTGCGCCGTTTATCTTCGCCAACAAACTGCGTTTTGACCGCCATCAGCCGATCCCCCACTTCCGCGCGGTCGGAGCGGAAGTCAACAACCTGTTATCGGTTGGCGACAGCCTGAGCGTACTCGACCCGAAAGGGTCAGGAGAATAGGGCATGATCACTCGATACGAAATGGGCGGGACCGGCGTTTTCCGGGACTTTATCGGGTTGTTCCAGAAACC
Proteins encoded:
- a CDS encoding methyltransferase domain-containing protein codes for the protein MATPSLTTRSVALDLVSSVLKRHRPLDETLEGHSGFTALEPRERAFARNLSATTLRRLGQIDDIIGHCLERPLPRRAVAVRDVLRLGICQLFFLNIPAHAAVDTTVSLLDTIDLSPYKKLVNAIMRRLTREGEKFTRAQDAARLNTPDWLWDSWQRTYGKATGRKIAEAHLNEPPLDITLKGDPDIWVKSLQGEILPTGSLRLATGGIVTTLAGFDEGAWWVQDTAATLPALLLGDVKGKHVIDLCAAPGGKTAQLLARGARVTAVERSAKRLQRLQQNMTRLGFSAETVCADANVWKPDEQVDAVLLDAPCSATGTIRRHPDISYLKKQSDVDSLSDAQYRLLEAALEMVKPGGRLVFCTCSLQPEEGPQLIEKILAGQSSFKLDPIMAEDVSGLSELITGAGVLRSLPNHLSEHGGMDGFFAARLVRG
- the pgl gene encoding 6-phosphogluconolactonase, with protein sequence MLLMKPCATMQNCVVQLVKDMAGYLELVINMRGNAFLAVSGGRTPEHVFPLLAKQAVAWEKVSITLADERWVDTEHPDSNERLARRLLLQGPASRARFVGLKTDHQNPLDAEADVEAALTTLNWPLDALFLGMGEDGHIASLFPDEKNWSDVPGLALAVADSEKRQPRMSLTPAALLNSHHIFVVISGPEKRAILDAAMKPGPVGDYPIRLVLHQQRVPVTIYAVD